One window of Desulfarculus baarsii DSM 2075 genomic DNA carries:
- a CDS encoding acyltransferase: MTPRGEYRFAIHNSLVRLRKRVLSAYYRYLLGGFGPGSQVLGCIVAYGPRHIRVGARCTINKGVILNGHGGIRIADHVTLSPRVIISTAALDMKGGQPPYRHSFAPVTIGRGAWIASGAQLMPGVTIGDGALVAAGAVVTKDVPPRAVVGGVPARLLGWVDDDDATGRDGAES, encoded by the coding sequence ATGACTCCGCGCGGGGAATATCGTTTCGCCATCCACAACAGCCTGGTGCGGCTGCGCAAGCGCGTCCTGAGCGCCTACTATCGCTACCTGTTGGGCGGCTTCGGGCCGGGTTCGCAGGTGCTGGGCTGCATTGTGGCCTACGGCCCGCGCCACATCCGGGTGGGCGCGCGCTGCACGATCAACAAGGGCGTGATTCTCAACGGTCACGGCGGCATCCGCATCGCCGATCACGTGACCCTGTCGCCACGGGTGATCATCAGCACCGCCGCCCTGGACATGAAGGGCGGGCAACCGCCCTATCGGCACAGTTTCGCCCCGGTGACCATCGGGCGCGGGGCCTGGATCGCCTCGGGCGCGCAACTGATGCCGGGGGTGACCATCGGCGACGGGGCGCTGGTGGCCGCCGGCGCGGTGGTCACCAAGGACGTGCCGCCCCGGGCCGTGGTGGGCGGGGTTCCTGCCCGCCTGCTGGGCTGGGTCGACGATGATGACGCCACAGGGCGCGACGGAGCGGAGTCGTAG
- a CDS encoding radical SAM protein: MYNHVVLDISGKCNARCTWCVTGYRNRQGVAYGRYMTPQDVAKVIDYLREQRIITPDAYFFLYNWGEPLINPHFAEIVEELNRREVTYIISTNASRVVEFAGADDLRNLRAIVFSMCGFSQASYERVHGFNFEKIKNNIQRIMANYRAHGFAGKAEIRYHVYQFNLDEIPGVLAFAKENHLGLSPTYAGIPDLKRLMAYFADDMEPGQLKDVSRDLIFHYVDEVAARMPADYRCPYHDALLIDDDFQVLTCCLVTPEMENYSIGNLFDLDLERMRELKVSQPICAECYRLAAPYLVNNRPYPKLVDELDLRLDSYDPARPLYVWGAKRMGVEAAARLRAMGLEPAGFIEDDDDAPAVAIDPAALHGVGVLEAGGARPFVVVASEYMHPKIQALQRMGYRPRQDYEVTAVVKRDY, encoded by the coding sequence ATGTACAATCACGTGGTGTTGGACATATCCGGCAAGTGCAACGCGCGTTGCACCTGGTGCGTGACCGGTTACCGCAACCGCCAAGGCGTGGCCTACGGCCGCTACATGACGCCTCAAGACGTCGCCAAGGTGATCGACTACCTGCGGGAGCAGCGCATCATCACCCCAGACGCCTATTTTTTCCTCTACAACTGGGGCGAGCCGCTGATAAACCCCCATTTCGCCGAGATCGTCGAGGAGCTCAACCGCCGGGAGGTCACCTACATCATCAGCACCAACGCCTCGCGGGTGGTCGAGTTCGCCGGCGCCGACGATCTGCGCAACCTGCGGGCGATCGTCTTTTCCATGTGCGGCTTTTCCCAGGCCTCCTACGAGCGCGTGCATGGCTTCAATTTCGAGAAGATCAAGAACAACATCCAGCGAATCATGGCCAATTACCGCGCTCACGGCTTCGCGGGCAAGGCCGAGATCCGCTACCACGTCTACCAGTTCAACCTCGACGAGATCCCCGGCGTGCTGGCCTTCGCCAAGGAGAACCACCTGGGCCTGTCGCCGACCTACGCCGGCATCCCCGACCTCAAAAGGCTCATGGCCTATTTCGCCGACGACATGGAGCCCGGCCAGTTGAAGGACGTCTCGCGCGATCTGATCTTCCACTACGTCGACGAAGTCGCCGCGCGCATGCCAGCCGATTATCGCTGCCCCTATCACGACGCCTTGCTCATCGACGACGACTTTCAGGTGCTGACCTGCTGCCTGGTGACTCCCGAGATGGAAAACTACAGCATCGGCAACCTGTTCGACCTCGACCTGGAGCGCATGCGGGAACTGAAGGTCAGCCAACCCATCTGCGCCGAGTGTTACAGGTTGGCCGCGCCGTATCTGGTCAACAACCGGCCCTATCCCAAGCTGGTCGACGAGCTGGACCTGCGGCTCGATAGTTACGACCCCGCGCGGCCGCTCTATGTGTGGGGGGCCAAGCGCATGGGCGTCGAGGCCGCCGCCAGGCTGCGGGCCATGGGCCTGGAGCCGGCCGGCTTCATCGAAGACGACGACGACGCGCCGGCGGTGGCCATCGACCCCGCCGCGCTGCACGGCGTGGGCGTGCTGGAAGCCGGCGGCGCGCGGCCCTTCGTGGTGGTGGCCAGCGAATACATGCATCCGAAGATCCAGGCGCTGCAGCGCATGGGCTACCGCCCGCGCCAGGACTACGAAGTGACCGCGGTGGTCAAGCGGGATTACTAG
- a CDS encoding class I SAM-dependent methyltransferase → MDSILWREESDRYTQRALKAANGDVDRLFAHHRDLARQGREVMDALGFTPTRVLDLGCGYGGGVQAFAEQYPDAEFEGVDPGAESIATARRLVSHQRARFTVGFGHDLPQADESFDLVLLVMVLQWVPRAYLARTIAQAERVLRVGGMILLWDFAPFQMVMSQSRHNDQVYIFKNDYKEMFTALPWLRLVHHYVKRMEMGPGYQFSSSFIKKCPIEQIYALTPGPTEN, encoded by the coding sequence GTGGACAGCATCTTGTGGCGCGAGGAAAGCGACCGTTACACCCAAAGGGCGCTGAAGGCGGCCAACGGCGACGTGGACAGGCTTTTCGCCCACCACCGCGACCTGGCCCGGCAGGGCCGCGAGGTCATGGACGCGCTGGGTTTCACGCCGACCAGGGTCTTGGACCTTGGTTGCGGCTACGGCGGCGGCGTGCAGGCCTTTGCCGAGCAATATCCCGACGCCGAGTTCGAGGGCGTCGACCCCGGCGCGGAGAGCATCGCCACGGCGCGCCGCCTGGTCAGCCACCAGCGGGCCCGCTTCACGGTGGGTTTCGGGCACGATCTGCCCCAGGCCGACGAAAGCTTCGACCTGGTGCTTCTGGTGATGGTGTTGCAGTGGGTGCCCCGGGCCTATCTGGCCCGCACCATTGCCCAGGCCGAGCGCGTGCTGCGCGTCGGAGGCATGATTTTGCTTTGGGATTTCGCGCCGTTCCAGATGGTCATGTCGCAATCGCGGCACAATGATCAGGTCTATATCTTCAAAAACGACTATAAAGAGATGTTCACGGCGCTGCCCTGGCTGCGCCTGGTGCATCATTATGTCAAACGCATGGAGATGGGGCCGGGCTATCAGTTCAGTTCGTCTTTCATCAAGAAATGCCCCATCGAACAGATTTACGCCCTGACGCCCGGGCCGACGGAAAACTAG
- a CDS encoding N-acetylneuraminate synthase family protein yields the protein MEYASFLQIENKRVALDRPTYFVADVAANHDGDLGRAKELIALAKEAGADAVKFQHFSAPTIVSDHGFQALGARQSHQAAWGKSVYQVYAAASLDPAWTPELKKTCDSVGVAFFTSPYSKELVDAVDPFVPAFKVGSGDITWHEIIDHMARKGKPMLLATGASHLEEVRQAVAVALAVNPNLALMQCNTNYTAKAENFRHVNLNVLKTYAAMYPGMVLGLSDHTLGPSTVLGAVALGARVIEKHFTDDRRREGPDHPFSEDPASWREMVLRVRELEAALGSGVKQVADNERETVVLQRRAIRLAVDLEAGATLAPSHLSVLRPCPGDGLPPYLLPEVLGRRLAHEMKKGEHLRWTDLDWR from the coding sequence ATGGAATACGCGAGCTTTTTGCAGATAGAAAACAAGCGCGTCGCCCTCGATCGGCCGACGTATTTCGTGGCCGACGTGGCCGCCAACCACGACGGCGACCTGGGCCGGGCCAAGGAGTTGATCGCCCTGGCCAAGGAGGCCGGGGCCGATGCGGTGAAGTTTCAGCATTTTTCCGCGCCGACCATCGTCAGCGACCACGGCTTTCAGGCCCTGGGCGCGCGGCAATCGCACCAGGCCGCTTGGGGCAAGTCGGTCTATCAGGTCTACGCCGCGGCCAGCCTGGACCCCGCCTGGACGCCCGAACTGAAAAAAACCTGCGACAGCGTGGGCGTGGCCTTTTTCACCAGCCCGTACTCCAAGGAGTTGGTCGACGCCGTCGATCCCTTCGTGCCGGCCTTCAAGGTCGGCTCGGGCGACATCACCTGGCACGAGATCATCGACCACATGGCGCGCAAGGGCAAGCCCATGCTTTTGGCCACGGGCGCATCGCACCTGGAGGAGGTGCGCCAGGCGGTGGCGGTGGCGTTGGCCGTCAACCCCAACCTGGCCCTGATGCAGTGCAACACCAACTACACCGCCAAGGCCGAGAACTTCCGCCACGTCAACCTCAACGTGCTCAAGACCTACGCCGCCATGTATCCCGGCATGGTCTTGGGCCTCAGCGACCACACCCTGGGGCCCAGCACCGTTTTGGGCGCGGTGGCCCTGGGCGCGCGGGTGATCGAAAAGCATTTCACCGACGACCGCCGGCGCGAGGGCCCGGACCATCCCTTCTCCGAGGATCCGGCCTCGTGGCGGGAAATGGTCCTGCGGGTGCGCGAACTGGAGGCCGCCCTGGGCTCGGGCGTCAAGCAAGTGGCCGACAACGAGCGCGAAACGGTGGTCCTGCAACGGCGGGCCATCCGCCTGGCCGTGGACCTGGAGGCCGGCGCGACGCTGGCGCCAAGCCATCTGAGCGTGCTGCGACCCTGTCCGGGCGACGGCCTGCCGCCTTATTTGCTGCCAGAGGTCTTGGGCCGACGGTTGGCGCACGAAATGAAAAAGGGGGAGCATCTGCGGTGGACCGACCTGGACTGGCGATAG
- a CDS encoding glycosyltransferase family 2 protein, translating to MDRPGLAIVIPAYNERDSIAEVARAAAGHGVVIVVDDASGDGTAQAARQAGALVVTHALNQGYDAALNSGFAKAAELGCAAVVTIDADGQHPAGLLGLFAARLADGVDVVAGCRPSKPRLAERLFGLATRLLCGVKDPLCGMKGYRMSLYRELGHFDSYGSIGSELLLFAARNEKRIEQIPVPIAARRGRSRFGAGLGSNIRIFRAMVKGLARWRSQSWTASCGARKATVTPKGR from the coding sequence GTGGACCGACCTGGACTGGCGATAGTGATCCCGGCCTACAACGAGCGGGACAGCATTGCCGAGGTGGCGCGGGCGGCGGCCGGCCACGGCGTGGTGATCGTCGTCGATGACGCCTCCGGCGACGGCACGGCCCAGGCGGCGCGCCAGGCCGGCGCGCTGGTGGTGACCCACGCGCTCAACCAGGGCTACGACGCGGCGCTCAACTCGGGCTTTGCCAAAGCCGCCGAACTGGGCTGCGCGGCGGTGGTGACCATCGACGCCGACGGCCAACACCCGGCCGGGCTGCTCGGCCTGTTCGCCGCCAGGCTGGCCGACGGCGTCGACGTGGTGGCCGGCTGCCGGCCCAGCAAGCCGCGCCTGGCCGAAAGGCTCTTTGGCCTGGCCACCAGGCTGTTGTGCGGCGTCAAGGATCCCCTGTGCGGCATGAAGGGCTACCGCATGTCGCTCTACCGCGAGTTGGGCCACTTCGACAGCTATGGCTCCATCGGTTCGGAGCTGTTGCTTTTTGCCGCCCGCAACGAAAAACGCATCGAACAGATTCCCGTGCCCATCGCCGCGCGGCGCGGCCGCAGCCGTTTCGGCGCGGGCCTGGGCAGTAACATTCGTATTTTCCGGGCCATGGTCAAGGGCTTGGCCCGGTGGAGAAGCCAGTCGTGGACAGCATCTTGTGGCGCGAGGAAAGCGACCGTTACACCCAAAGGGCGCTGA
- a CDS encoding aminotransferase class III-fold pyridoxal phosphate-dependent enzyme, whose translation MNTPRISPKASALAEKAKGLIPGLSQLLSKRPDQFAPGSWPVYYSRAKGCQVWDLDGRSYLDMGVSAVGATVLGYADDEVNQAVTRAVELGSNCSLNCPEEVELAERLCQLHPWAQAVRYARTGGEAMAVAVRIARAHTGRDIVAFCGYHGWHDWYLAANLHQQDALEGHLLKGLSPKGVPKGLTGTALTFRYNHPEELEAIVARHGDKLAAVIMEPVRNYWPLDGFLQKARDLARQAGAVFVFDEISAGFRLATGGAHLALGVEPDMAVLGKALGNGFAIAAIMGRAAVMDAVHETFISSLNWTERIGPCAALCVLRKHQRENVGEHLVAIGQQVQQGWARIAQDRGVTLAISGIAPMSHFSFAEDDPLLWKSVFVQMMLERGYLTNTYFYPMLAHRPAQVDDYLAAMDQVVAEMKALHEAGRLGQALIGPVASSGFTRLT comes from the coding sequence ATGAACACGCCACGGATCAGCCCCAAGGCTAGCGCCTTGGCCGAAAAGGCCAAGGGCCTCATCCCTGGGTTGTCCCAGCTTTTGTCCAAGCGGCCCGACCAGTTCGCGCCCGGCTCGTGGCCAGTTTATTATTCGCGGGCCAAGGGCTGCCAGGTCTGGGATCTGGACGGCCGGTCGTATCTGGATATGGGCGTCTCGGCGGTGGGGGCCACCGTGCTGGGCTACGCCGACGACGAGGTGAACCAGGCGGTGACGCGGGCGGTGGAGTTGGGCTCCAACTGCAGCCTCAACTGCCCCGAGGAGGTTGAACTGGCCGAGCGGCTGTGCCAATTGCACCCCTGGGCCCAGGCCGTGCGCTACGCCCGCACCGGCGGGGAGGCCATGGCCGTGGCCGTGCGCATCGCCCGCGCCCACACGGGCCGCGACATTGTGGCGTTTTGCGGCTATCACGGCTGGCACGACTGGTACCTGGCGGCCAACCTGCACCAGCAAGACGCCCTGGAGGGCCACCTGCTCAAGGGACTCAGCCCCAAGGGCGTGCCCAAGGGCCTGACCGGCACGGCCCTGACCTTCCGCTACAACCACCCCGAGGAGTTGGAAGCCATCGTGGCGCGGCACGGCGACAAGCTGGCCGCGGTGATCATGGAGCCGGTGCGCAATTATTGGCCGCTGGACGGCTTTTTGCAAAAGGCCCGCGATCTGGCGCGCCAGGCCGGGGCGGTTTTTGTTTTCGATGAAATCTCGGCCGGCTTCCGCCTGGCCACGGGCGGGGCCCACCTGGCCCTGGGCGTCGAGCCGGACATGGCCGTGCTGGGCAAGGCCCTGGGCAACGGCTTCGCCATCGCCGCGATCATGGGCCGCGCCGCGGTCATGGACGCGGTGCACGAGACGTTCATCAGCAGCCTCAACTGGACCGAACGCATCGGGCCCTGCGCGGCGCTGTGCGTCTTGCGCAAGCACCAGCGGGAAAACGTCGGCGAGCACCTGGTGGCCATCGGCCAGCAAGTGCAGCAGGGTTGGGCGCGCATCGCCCAGGATCGGGGCGTGACGCTAGCCATCAGCGGCATCGCGCCGATGAGCCATTTCAGTTTCGCCGAAGACGACCCCCTGCTGTGGAAGAGCGTTTTCGTGCAGATGATGCTGGAGCGCGGTTATCTGACCAACACCTATTTTTATCCCATGCTGGCCCATCGGCCCGCCCAGGTCGATGACTACCTGGCGGCCATGGACCAGGTCGTGGCCGAGATGAAGGCTCTGCACGAGGCCGGCCGGCTGGGCCAGGCCCTGATCGGTCCGGTGGCCTCGTCGGGCTTCACCAGGCTGACCTAA
- a CDS encoding cytidylyltransferase domain-containing protein, translating to MMLAILQARMGSSRLPGKVLMPILGRPMLELELERLGRARCLDKIIVATSDHPADEPIAALADRLGLECFRGSQDDVLDRYYQAARRWRPRYVARITGDCPLIDPALVDRLADFFLEGGHDLACNTIRPTFPDGLDAWVMTFEALENAWRNAVLPSEREHVTQYIQNRPRQFKLGNLEGRPDLSHLRWTVDEPEDLLFARQVYQALYPRNPAFTTQDVLDLLAERPALGEINQRFARDEGLLKSLEQDRRWLDEHATDQPQG from the coding sequence ATGATGTTAGCCATCCTCCAGGCCCGCATGGGCTCCAGCCGCCTGCCGGGCAAGGTGCTCATGCCGATCCTGGGCCGCCCCATGCTGGAGCTGGAACTGGAGCGGCTGGGCCGGGCTCGTTGCCTGGACAAGATCATCGTGGCCACCAGCGATCACCCGGCCGACGAGCCCATCGCCGCCCTGGCCGACAGGCTGGGCCTGGAGTGTTTCCGGGGCAGCCAGGACGACGTGCTCGACCGCTATTATCAGGCCGCCCGGCGCTGGCGGCCGCGATACGTGGCGCGCATCACCGGCGACTGCCCCCTGATCGATCCGGCGCTCGTCGACCGCCTGGCCGATTTTTTTCTGGAGGGCGGCCATGACCTGGCCTGCAACACCATCCGCCCCACCTTCCCCGACGGCCTGGACGCCTGGGTCATGACTTTCGAGGCTCTGGAAAACGCCTGGCGAAACGCCGTGTTGCCCTCCGAGCGCGAACATGTGACCCAATATATCCAAAATCGGCCGCGCCAGTTCAAGCTGGGCAACCTGGAAGGGCGGCCGGACCTTTCCCATCTGCGCTGGACAGTGGACGAGCCCGAGGACCTGCTTTTCGCGCGCCAGGTCTATCAGGCGCTTTATCCGCGTAACCCGGCCTTCACCACCCAGGACGTGCTCGACCTATTGGCCGAACGCCCCGCCTTGGGGGAGATAAACCAGCGCTTCGCGCGGGATGAAGGCTTGCTCAAATCGTTGGAGCAAGATCGGAGATGGCTCGATGAACACGCCACGGATCAGCCCCAAGGCTAG
- a CDS encoding methyltransferase domain-containing protein, which translates to MDQHTQAVLDYSLAVLRGQAPHSFDHPLPASISSRSIEVPWVAETLRGLGAKRHLDVGFSLSSLDSLGVLLANRRDNGVELQAVDIIEPQRVQTRYPAAWLAEIMSVPVRVGDIRAMSLEAGGHDLISLISTIEHIGFDKPAADQGRSAFDRAESEAEVVTQRAADVNRRVLDNLRGALAAGGHLLLTVPMGKGGPVVLRDSLGFFCVQWEYEAASWAEIVEHPGFELVESHYFILGDDLVWRAVNGPAGLARAEARHLSHSTGCALALLRKKAGA; encoded by the coding sequence ATGGATCAGCATACTCAAGCGGTGCTCGATTACAGCCTGGCGGTTTTGCGAGGCCAGGCGCCGCATTCCTTCGATCACCCCCTGCCGGCCAGCATCTCCTCGCGCTCCATCGAGGTGCCGTGGGTGGCCGAGACGCTGCGCGGGCTGGGGGCCAAGCGTCACCTGGACGTGGGCTTTAGCCTCAGCAGCCTGGACAGCCTTGGCGTGCTGCTGGCCAACCGCCGGGATAACGGCGTCGAGCTGCAAGCGGTCGACATCATCGAGCCCCAGCGGGTCCAGACCCGCTATCCCGCCGCGTGGCTGGCCGAGATCATGTCGGTGCCGGTGCGGGTGGGCGACATCCGGGCCATGAGCCTGGAGGCGGGGGGCCACGACCTGATCAGCCTTATCTCGACCATCGAGCACATCGGCTTTGACAAGCCAGCGGCTGACCAGGGCCGCAGCGCCTTTGACCGGGCCGAGAGCGAGGCGGAGGTGGTCACCCAGCGGGCGGCCGACGTCAACCGCCGGGTTCTGGACAATCTGCGCGGCGCGCTGGCCGCGGGTGGCCACCTGTTGTTGACCGTGCCCATGGGCAAGGGCGGCCCGGTGGTCCTGCGGGACAGCCTGGGTTTTTTTTGCGTGCAATGGGAATACGAGGCCGCGTCCTGGGCCGAGATCGTCGAGCACCCCGGCTTCGAGCTGGTGGAGAGCCATTATTTCATATTAGGCGACGACCTGGTTTGGCGCGCGGTAAACGGCCCGGCCGGCCTGGCCCGGGCCGAGGCCCGGCATCTGAGCCACAGCACCGGCTGCGCCTTGGCGCTTCTGCGCAAAAAAGCCGGCGCGTGA
- a CDS encoding SDR family oxidoreductase yields the protein MRVLITGATGLLGGRLLPAWRQSGMDVVAVGHAAAADAAVDLTDQKATWRLLEERRPEVVVNLVALSNVDACEQDPQRAYLLNVRTAQNLAGWLAKRPGAALVHISTDHVYDGPGAHAEPDVTLLNIYAYSKFAAELAVLAVGGTALRVNFFGRSLTAGRMSFSDAIIQGLSAGQPMGFFTDVFFSPLSLDTLAAMIARVVADPAPGVFNLGAASGLSKRDFAWRVAQRMGLTLAGAREITLAQAGLRARRPTGMVMAVGKFEKRYGVTLPSLEAEIESATL from the coding sequence GTGAGGGTGCTGATCACCGGGGCCACGGGCCTGTTGGGCGGCCGCCTGCTGCCGGCCTGGCGGCAAAGCGGCATGGATGTCGTGGCGGTGGGCCACGCCGCGGCGGCCGACGCCGCCGTGGACCTGACCGACCAAAAGGCGACCTGGCGCCTGCTCGAGGAGCGCCGGCCCGAGGTCGTCGTCAACCTGGTGGCCCTGAGCAACGTCGACGCCTGCGAGCAAGACCCACAACGGGCCTATCTGCTCAACGTGCGCACGGCCCAGAACCTGGCCGGTTGGCTGGCGAAGCGGCCGGGCGCGGCCCTGGTGCACATCTCCACCGACCACGTCTACGACGGCCCCGGCGCGCACGCCGAACCGGACGTGACGCTTCTCAACATCTACGCCTATTCCAAGTTCGCCGCCGAACTGGCGGTGTTGGCGGTCGGCGGGACGGCCTTGCGGGTCAATTTTTTCGGCCGCAGCCTCACCGCCGGGCGCATGAGCTTCAGCGACGCCATCATCCAGGGCCTGTCCGCCGGCCAGCCCATGGGTTTTTTCACCGATGTCTTTTTCAGCCCGCTGTCGCTGGACACCCTGGCCGCGATGATCGCCAGGGTCGTGGCCGATCCCGCGCCGGGGGTTTTCAATCTCGGGGCCGCCTCGGGCCTGAGCAAGCGCGATTTCGCCTGGCGCGTGGCCCAAAGGATGGGCCTGACGCTGGCCGGCGCGCGGGAGATAACCCTGGCCCAGGCCGGGCTACGGGCCAGGCGGCCCACGGGCATGGTCATGGCTGTCGGCAAGTTCGAAAAACGCTACGGCGTCACGCTGCCCAGCCTGGAGGCCGAGATAGAAAGCGCGACCCTATAG